A portion of the Carya illinoinensis cultivar Pawnee chromosome 11, C.illinoinensisPawnee_v1, whole genome shotgun sequence genome contains these proteins:
- the LOC122281619 gene encoding NAD-dependent protein deacetylase SRT1 codes for MSLGYAEKLSYIEDVGKVGMAEYFDSARILQEKIERLAMTIQKSKHLVVFTGAGISTSCGIPDFRGPKGIWTLQREGQALPEASLPFHRAMPSLTHMALVELEKAGILKFLISQNVDGLHLRSGIPREKLAELHGNSFMEACPSCGAEYLRDFEVETIGLKETSRRCFDVKCGAKLKDTVLDWEDALPSKEMDAAENHCRMADVVLCLGTSLQITPACNLPLKSLRGGGKIVIVNLQKTPKDKKASLVIHGRVDKVIAGVMDRLNLQIPPFIRIDLLQVILTQALSIDKKYVNWTLQVASVHGHRAPLPFIKSVEVSFLDKQDYKAAILHMQPFRLKRRTMRARSFELVLRLNFSDGCGCQSAEMNVPVDFKVSTVCLNLEKDVILQKLRDTAMQDLCCGLNAVVERKATLTPKSEATVYAIVTNIFQHNKTSKASADSVCNGDVKRQKEGVNGTGTSGKRSKGRKRKSRS; via the exons ATTGAACGACTTGCCATGACAATACAAAAG AGTAAGCATCTAGTGGTGTTTACAGGCGCAGGAATATCAACTTCTTGTGGTATACCTGATTTTCGAGGCCCCAAGGGGATATGGACACTAcag CGTGAAGGCCAAGCCTTGCCTGAAGCGTCACTGCCATTTCACCGTGCAATGCCGAGCTTGACTCATATGGCTTTGGTTGAACTAGAGAAGGCTGGTATTTTGAAGTTTCTAATTAGTCAG AATGTTGATGGTCTGCATCTTCGGTCTGGAATTCCAAGAGAGAAACTTGCTGAATTGCATGGAAATTCGTTTATGGAAGCTTGCCCTTCATGTGGAGCCGA GTACTTGCGAGATTTTGAAGTGGAAACTATTGGTTTGAAGGAGACCTCGAGACGGTGTTTTGATGTAAAATGTGGAGCAAAGCTTAAGGATACAGTTCTTGACTGGGAG GATGCATTACCCTCAAAGGAGATGGACGCTGCTGAGAACCACTGCAGGATGGCTGACGTTGTATTATGTTTGGGGACGAG TTTGCAAATAACTCCAGCTTGTAACCTTCCTCTTAAATCGCTCCGTGGTGGGGGGAAGATTGTGATTGTGAATCTCCAG AAAACTCCAAAGGACAAGAAAGCAAGTTTAGTGATCCATGGACGTGTAGATAAG GTTATTGCAGGCGTCATGGACAGACTTAACCTGCAGATTCCACCATTTATCAGGATCGATCTTCTCCAGGTCATTCTAACTCAAGCCTTGAGTATAG ataaaaaatatgtgaactGGACCCTCCAAGTAGCAAGTGTACATGGACACAGAGCTCCATTGCCGTTCATCAAATCTGTTGAG GTTTCTTTCTTGGACAAGCAAGATTATAAAGCTGCCATTCTACATATGCAGCCTTTTCGGCTAAAAAG GAGAACCATGCGGGCAAGATCATTTGAATTGGTTTTAAGACTCAACTTCAGTGATGGTTGTGGATGCCAGTCTGCTGAAATGAATGTCCCTGTTGATTTTAAG GTTTCAACTGTCTGTTTAAACCTTGAGAAAGATGTCATACTTCAAAAGCTGAGAGACACAGCAATGCAAGATTTATGCTGCGGACTAAATGCGGTTGTTGAAAGAAAGGCCACCTTGACCCCGAAAAGTGAGGCTACTGTCTATGCCATTGTGACAAACATTTTTCAGCACAATAAAACCTCCAAAGCTTCAGCTGATTCTGTCTGCAATGGTGATGTTAAAAGGCAAAAAGAAGGTGTGAACGGTACTGGAACATCTGGGAAGCGCTCAAAAGGGCGTAAGCGCAAATCTAGATCTTAG
- the LOC122281620 gene encoding nuclear transcription factor Y subunit B-5-like isoform X2, translating into MERRGGFQYRCRRHAKSNSASAILLPNNSTSNTPNMTNNEDTNTFNSLDHQQHDSPCMQVREQDQFLPIANVIRIMRRILPPHAKISDDAKETIQECVSEFISFITGEANERCQREQRKTVTAEDLLWAMAKLGFDDYVEPLNMYLNRYRESENERGGSSSSSTLRGRDPKLPLYPKHSGLDIHGPIMVPPPFGPSFPMGHLPGMFDAHAAAMSGYYRDHVPAPAEGSSHDDHHQNALASYDPFVPRSNDP; encoded by the exons ATGGAACGTAGGGGTGGCTTCCAATATCGCTGTCGCCGGCATGCAAAATCGAATTCTG CCTCGGCCATATTGCTGCCTAATAACTCAACCAGCAACACCCCCAACATGACAAACAATGAGGATACCAACACCTTCAACAGCCTTGATCATCAACAGCATGACTCGCCATGCATGCAGGTGCGTGAACAAGACCAATTCTTGCCCATAGCTAACGTGATACGCATCATGCGTCGCATCCTACCGCCCCACGCAAAGATCTCCGACGATGCCAAGGAGACTATCCAAGAGTGCGTGTCCGAGTTCATCAGCTTCATCACTGGGGAGGCCAACGAGCGGTGCCAGCGCGAGCAGCGAAAGACTGTGACGGCCGAGGACTTGCTCTGGGCCATGGCAAAGCTGGGCTTCGACGACTACGTTGAGCCCCTCAACATGTACCTGAATCGCTACCGCGAGTCTGAGAATGAGCGCGGCGGTAGCAGCAGCAGTAGTACTTTACGTGGCCGGGATCCTAAGCTGCCTCTCTATCCGAAGCATAGCGGCCTGGATATTCATGGTCCTATTATGGTGCCACCGCCGTTTGGTCCTAGCTTCCCTATGGGCCATCTCCCGGGGATGTTTGATGCTCATGCTGCTGCAATGTCTGGGTACTATAGGGATCATGTGCCTGCTCCTGCTGAGGGCTCCTCTCATGATGATCATCACCAAAATGCTTTGGCTAGCTATGATCCTTTTGTACCCAGATCAAATGACccgtaa
- the LOC122281620 gene encoding nuclear transcription factor Y subunit B-5-like isoform X1, translating to MERRGGFQYRCRRHAKSNSGKASTKIIISSAILLPNNSTSNTPNMTNNEDTNTFNSLDHQQHDSPCMQVREQDQFLPIANVIRIMRRILPPHAKISDDAKETIQECVSEFISFITGEANERCQREQRKTVTAEDLLWAMAKLGFDDYVEPLNMYLNRYRESENERGGSSSSSTLRGRDPKLPLYPKHSGLDIHGPIMVPPPFGPSFPMGHLPGMFDAHAAAMSGYYRDHVPAPAEGSSHDDHHQNALASYDPFVPRSNDP from the exons ATGGAACGTAGGGGTGGCTTCCAATATCGCTGTCGCCGGCATGCAAAATCGAATTCTGGTAAAGCTagcacaaaaataattatat CCTCGGCCATATTGCTGCCTAATAACTCAACCAGCAACACCCCCAACATGACAAACAATGAGGATACCAACACCTTCAACAGCCTTGATCATCAACAGCATGACTCGCCATGCATGCAGGTGCGTGAACAAGACCAATTCTTGCCCATAGCTAACGTGATACGCATCATGCGTCGCATCCTACCGCCCCACGCAAAGATCTCCGACGATGCCAAGGAGACTATCCAAGAGTGCGTGTCCGAGTTCATCAGCTTCATCACTGGGGAGGCCAACGAGCGGTGCCAGCGCGAGCAGCGAAAGACTGTGACGGCCGAGGACTTGCTCTGGGCCATGGCAAAGCTGGGCTTCGACGACTACGTTGAGCCCCTCAACATGTACCTGAATCGCTACCGCGAGTCTGAGAATGAGCGCGGCGGTAGCAGCAGCAGTAGTACTTTACGTGGCCGGGATCCTAAGCTGCCTCTCTATCCGAAGCATAGCGGCCTGGATATTCATGGTCCTATTATGGTGCCACCGCCGTTTGGTCCTAGCTTCCCTATGGGCCATCTCCCGGGGATGTTTGATGCTCATGCTGCTGCAATGTCTGGGTACTATAGGGATCATGTGCCTGCTCCTGCTGAGGGCTCCTCTCATGATGATCATCACCAAAATGCTTTGGCTAGCTATGATCCTTTTGTACCCAGATCAAATGACccgtaa
- the LOC122281128 gene encoding uncharacterized protein LOC122281128, with translation MSTLEKLFVQIFDRKQRIIDRVKHQTHLFDQHLASKLLIDGIVPPPWLWAHPLHAQPSDLKEFNKEELLSGVLLPQPPPTITYSSSHCSLYNKPVFASDNGQLPNELHTHVHASDKGLDAGDGPLSLQQRPDDGGCASSGVPELDRTAMSPQDPRDMGVPDIYHDQALSLARIHRSKSRQRAIELRNGAKAANSCSSDENNVDTFAGGISGSAIASLQNDQDDESVFVNPMDITTARFTEKGAKVGDCWSMGNGSCIYSGRMTRSISSSQQLCSLNVNKSYISREDGGILTGSTSNLNEQSSHENELLEPIGPTNITNKSCGGRKVKRGDDLLKGMGSNVYLGRVTRSRNSREARCSSKSINLDGSCDNNKADDLSDSKEPCIYVEESVELVKPSAITTDSSTFKKIMVDCERKEEGCNAHFGRDLRSRSSCQSFNNVNGTSEARSMRKSSKLPQSPSWIGDAALKNGQGPQLYDARSSLSQQDQDLCGENAREHSRKGDSEVKCVAGDTEPQATSNIRIIQKAVYSNAYKQRVTRSKVAASSKSNEIQGAQMSGRSLPSQNDQDPCTINAACYSDTENVADAFAATTDIKGETTITSEGISKPLNSSHALGCKVTHSRSNSSKKPPIAQSIDISEGIDLNKGPGTQIKVLPCIGNSDMVGLERCAANMMESEIDSDEFIDAGSGCPGSNMDVACLRVGSDVLVLTPPSDSNMLMKPKQLNFVDVDESGLNGISCPPSEKEIQGRSSEAFANPADLMDKAAFVSHQARCSSSPGKHLPEEQEDLSNENEPQESSSKVCVEETYEASGFSDGNAVSLLKKPSEVPKDAIISTFPESGGIYQEKSSLLDHSSISRVACEDSIISLPKLMNSNLSNVSVDTRMDLSYEKVVVEHDDGQSTKLVSEDDRLDSGLCGDPKKSIDANFALVSGSSIFNDLDVSLTDSTVDILCPLLVDETEDDLEQQIIHSGNSQDGNADSLGRCISEEKLVVGLKSTEDEIAKIAMPRGSFSLGSEDLGPQHKRRKTEGQVTSVLSASSGLREEGVELINRCSISENLNDAEDNPKAVLDSQYFSSSLEEGVAQLDSSKSLVEEMHENEEGHMLEGSESSPRLQVEEAQLSLEAIGGSANTPFTFIEDGLRVSLISSLINQAAGDSQGCLTEEMEEANSNSKIFDSRLQCIVDQIPLEDKLRLGSTEHFTCSERTLQENISKFKGPDKFSNCSVGSPCSHSLDMTGADGAVPVFEGFILQTDDKQPCIAGEGFNFENFDLPNTDIERASILEQLCRSACTNTPLSCSSAAYKLHTIPSLYSSVPNGLLEGMNLRSNLSTDDTEKQPHGSCVKEFGRAFHGRSYSHCPPKSSCQSDWNIRNPYTSPVGKLWDRIKSNSGSSEKRTSLNPELPCINEENENADEVAETIPEGIRSEVTTSSVKREPLLDITENPNPPASVSEVEMYADRCSLDSVNMEFSFTGTHTRVKQKLRNQHSRKKRYVNKAKENQSVSIGVSSVKRATESVLDRFTKPKLSGKTSMRKGSPTFLGRESKPNNIVSNITSFIPLVQQKQAATAITGKRDIKVKALEAAEAAKRLAEKKENERKMKKEALKVERARLEQENLRQLVLQKKRKEEEKKKKEADMAAKKRHREEEERKEKERKRKRVEVSRRRQQDHEKLCGEKDEKELKYRATDTRKDEREENKDETDKHKKMEGIREAGNPGNVSETEHRTARIPSSDTRKESNLKDSEDLSNRGNNSKVMSSLNKAIESEKLFTNTKPEQSYDISPYKVSDDEDEDDDDDAPNTKFIPSWASKHRVAQVVSSQQRVDPEAIFPPESFSNIAEVLLPRKLQL, from the exons atgtcgACGTTAGAGAAGCTGTTTGTGCAGATCTTCGATCGGAAGCAGCGAATCATCGACCGGGTCAAGCACCAGACCCATCTCTTCGACCAACACCTAGCCTCCAAACTCCTTATTGACGGAATTGTTCCTCCCCCTTGGCTCTGGGCTCATCCGCTCCACGCTCAGCCCTCAGATCTCAAAG AATTCAATAAAGAAGAGCTCCTATCGGGAGTCTTGCTCCCACAGCCACCACCCACCATCACTTATTCCAGTAGTCACTGCTCTCTGTACAACAAACCAGTTTTTGCATCTGATAATGGACAGTTACCAAATGAGCTGCACACACATGTTCATGCTTCAGACAAAGGCCTTGATGCCGGAGATGGGCCATTATCTTTGCAGCAGCGTCCTGATGATGGTGGATGTGCGTCCAGTGGTGTTCCTGAGCTGGATCGTACTGCTATGTCTCCTCAAGATCCAAGAGATATGGGAGTACCAGATATTTACCATGACCAAGCTCTATCATTGGCAAGGATTCATAGGTCTAAGTCAAGACAAAGGGCTATAGAGCTTCGCAATGGCGCAAAAGCAGCCAACAGCTGCTCAAGTGACGAGAATAATGTTGATACATTTGCAGGTGGAATTTCAGGGTCTGCAATTGCTTCCCTTCAGAATGACCAGGATGATGAGTCAGTGTTTGTCAATCCGATGGATATCACGACTGCCAGGTTCACAGAGAAAGGAGCAAAAGTAGGTGATTGTTGGAGTATGGGAAATGGTAGCTGTATTTACTCTGGTAGAATGACGAGGTCTATAAGCTCCAGCCAGCAACTGTGCTCTTTGAATGTGAATAAATCTTATATCTCCCGGGAAGATGGTGGTATACTTACAGGTTCTACCTCCAACTTAAATGAGCAGTCTAGCCATGAGAATGAACTGTTGGAACCAATTGGACCCACTAATATCACCAACAAAAGTTGTGGAGGGAGGAAAGTAAAAAGAGGAGATGACCTCCTCAAGGGCATGGGAAGCAATGTTTACCTTGGAAGAGTAACACGATCTAGAAATTCTAGGGAGGCTAGGTGCTCGAGTAAATCAATAAATCTGGATGGCTCTTGTGACAATAACAAGGCGGATGATCTTAGCGATTCCAAGGAGCCTTGCATTTATGTGGAGGAGTCAGTGGAATTGGTCAAGCCCTCTGCTATCACTACTGACAGtagtacatttaaaaaaataatggtgGACTGCGAGAGAAAGGAAGAGGGATGTAATGCTCATTTTGGTAGAGATTTAAGATCTAGAAGTTCTTGCCAATCATTCAACAATGTTAATGGTACTTCAGAGGCACGGTCCATGAGAAAATCCTCAAAACTGCCTCAATCTCCAAGTTGGATTGGAGATGCAGCTTTAAAAAATGGACAGGGCCCTCAATTGTATGATGCAAGGTCCTCACTGAGTCAACAAGATCAAGATTTATGTGGGGAAAATGCAAGAGAGCACTCAAGGAAGGGGGATTCTGAAGTAAAGTGCGTTGCCGGAGATACAGAGCCACAGGCTACTAGTAACATCAGAATTATTCAAAAAGCTGTCTACTCCAATGCCTATAAACAAAGGGTCACCCGGTCCAAAGTTGCTGCTTCCAGCAAGTCGAATGAAATACAGGGTGCTCAAATGTCTGGAAGGTCCTTGCCAAGTCAAAATGATCAAGATCCATGTACAATTAATGCGGCATGTTATTCGGATACGGAAAATGTTGCTGACGCATTTGCTGCTACCACCGACATAAAGGGAGAAACGACAATTACCAGTGAAGGAATATCAAAACCTCTCAACTCCTCCCATGCTTTGGGTTGTAAAGTCACACACTCTAGATCTAATTCCTCCAAAAAGCCTCCAATTGCACAATCTATAGACATTTCTGAAGGAATTGACCTTAATAAAGGCCCAGGTactcaaataaaagttttgCCATGTATTGGAAACAGTGACATGGTTGGCCTGGAGAGATGCGCTGCAAATATGATGGAATCTGAGATTGATTCTGATGAGTTCATTGATGCTGGCTCAGGTTGTCCTGGGTCTAATATGGACGTTGCTTGCCTTAGAGTTGGATCTGATGTTTTAGTGTTGACGCCGCCCTCTGATTCTAATATGCTTATGAAGCCCAAGCAACTTAattttgttgatgtggatgAATCTGGTTTGAATGGAATTTCATGTCCTCCGTCTGAAAAGGAGATACAGGGCAGGTCCTCAGAAGCTTTTGCTAATCCTGCAGATTTAATGGATAAAGCAGCATTTGTCAGTCATCAAGCTAGGTGCAGCTCATCCCCAGGGAAACATCTGCCAGAGGAGCAGGAAGATTTGAGCAATGAAAATGAACCTCAAGAATCTTCATCCAAAGTCTGTGTGGAGGAGACATATGAAGCCAGTGGATTTTCGGATGGAAATGCTGTGTCTTTACTTAAAAAACCATCTGAGGTTCCTAAGGATGCAATTATTTCTACTTTTCCAGAAAGTGGCGGGATTTACCAAGAGAAATCTTCTTTGCTGGATCATTCATCTATCTCCAGAGTTGCCTGTGAAGATTCAATTATTAGTTTGCCAAAACTAATGAATTCTAATCTATCAAATGTTAGTGTTGATACTAGGATGGATCTTTCCTATGAGAAGGTTGTTGTGGAACATGATGACGGGCAATCTACCAAATTGGTTtctgaagacgatagacttgaTAGTGGTCTCTGCGGTGATCCCAAAAAATCAATAGATGCTAATTTTGCCCTTGTTAGTGGATCCAGTATTTTCAATGATCTTGATGTATCTTTAACAGATTCTACAGTTGACATTCTTTGTCCTCTTTTGGTGGATGAAACAGAGGATGATTTGGAGCAGCAGATTATACATTCAGGTAATTCTCAGGATGGAAATGCAGATTCCTTGGGGAGATGTATCAGTGAAGAAAAACTTGTAGTTGGTCTAAAATCAACTGAAGATGAGATTGCAAAGATTGCCATGCCAAGAGGTAGTTTTAGCTTGGGCTCAGAGGATTTAGGGCCTCAGCATAAGCGGAGAAAGACTGAGGGACAAGTAACTAGTGTCCTGTCTGCTTCCTCAGGCTTGAGGGAAGAGGGGGTTGAATTGATCAACAGGTGTTCTATAAGTGAAAACCTGAATGATGCAGAAGATAATCCCAAGGCTGTCCTAGATTCTCAGTACTTTTCATCATCCCTTGAGGAGGGGGTTGCACAATTAGACAGCAGTAAGAGCCTGGTTGAAGAAATGCATGAAAATGAGGAGGGCCACATGTTAGAAGGGTCTGAATCTTCACCTAGGCTGCAAGTTGAGGAG GCTCAACTCAGTTTGGAAGCTATAGGTGGAAGTGCTAACACGCCTTTCACTTTTATCGAAGATGGGCTAAGAGTGTCCCTTATCTCAAGTTTGATCAATCAGGCTGCTGGTGATTCTCAAGGTTGCTTGACAGAGGAAATGGAAGAGGCTAATTCAAATAGCAAAATCTTTGATTCAAGACTGCAGTGTATTGTAGACCAGATCCCCCTTGAAGATAAATTAAGACTGGGAAGTACAGAACATTTTACTTGCAGTGAAAGAACCTTGCAggaaaatatatctaaatttaaaGGACCTGACAAATTCTCGAATTGCTCAGTTGGTTCTCCATGTAGCCACTCTTTGGATATGACTGGGGCTGATGGGGCGGTGCCTGTGTTTGAGGGGTTCATTCTGCAAACGGATGACAAACAGCCATGCATTGCGGGGGAGGGATTTAACTTTGAGAACTTTGACCTTCCAAACACTGATATAGAACGTGCTAGTATTCTGGAGCAGCTTTGCAGATCTGCTTGCACGAATACACCATTATCCTGTTCTTCAGCTGCATATAAGTTGCACACAATTCCAAGTCTGTACAGTTCTGTTCCTAATGGGCTTCTAGAGGGCATGAACCTCAGAAGCAACCTTTCTACTGATGATACTGAAAAGCAGCCACATGGTAGTTGCGTGAAAGAATTTGGCCGCGCTTTTCATGGGAGGTCCTATTCACATTGCCCACCTAAGTCTAGTTGTCAATCAGATTGGAATATAAGGAATCCTTATACATCTCCAGTTGGGAAGCTCTGGGATAGAATCAAATCAAACTCTGGCAGTTCAGAGAAGCGAACAAGCTTAAATCCAGAGCTTCCCTGCattaatgaagaaaatgagaatgCAGATGAGGTAGCCGAGACAATCCCAGAAGGCATTCGTTCAGAAGTGACAACTAGCTCAGTCAAAAGAGAACCACTTCTTGACATTACAGAAAATCCAAACCCTCCTGCATCAGTTTCTGAAGTGGAGATGTATGCAGATAGATGTAGTCTAGACTCTGTAAACATGGAATTTAGCTTCACTGGGACTCATACTAGGGTCAAACAGAAGCTTAGAAACCAACACAGTCGTAAGAAAAGATATGTCAACAAGGCGAAAGAGAACCAGAGTGTATCCATTGGAGTAAGTAGTGTTAAGAGGGCCACAGAATCAGTTCTTGACAGATTCACTAAGCCAAAATTGTCTGGAAAGACCAGTATGAGAAAAGGGAGCCCTACTTTCTTAGGGAGGGAGTCCAAGCCTAACAATATTGTCTCCAATATCACTTCCTTTATTCCTCTTGTTCAACAAAAACAAGCAGCCACAGCTATCACag GGAAGAGAGACATCAAAGTGAAGGCCCTAGAGGCTGCTGAGGCAGCAAAACGTCttgcagaaaagaaagagaatgagCGTAAAATGAAGAAGGAAGCCTTGAAGGTTGAGCGAGCCAGATTGGAGCAGGAAAATTTGAGGCAGTTGGTGTtgcagaagaaaagaaaagaagaggaaaagaagaaaaaagaggctGATATGGCAGCAAAGAAAAGGcatagggaagaagaagaaaggaaagagaaggagagaaaaagaaagcgtGTTGAGGTTTCACGTAGGCGGCAGCAAGATCATGAGAAATTATGTGGTGAGAAAGACGAGAAAGAACTGAAATACCGAGCTACA GATACAAGAAAGGATGAGAGGGAGGAAAATAAGGATGAAACAGATAAACATAAAAAGATGGAAGGCATTAGGGAAGCTGGAAATCCTGGGAATGTTTCAGAGACTGAACATAGGACTGCCAGGATTCCATCAAGTGACACCAGGAAAGAAAGCAATCTCAAGGATTCTGAGGATTTGAGCAATAGAGGAAATAATTCAAAG GTAATGAGCAGTCTGAACAAAGCAATAGAAAGTGAAAAATTGTTTACCAACACAAAGCCAGAACAATCGTATGATATTTCTCCGTACAAAGTTTCGGACGATGAAGACGAagacgatgatgatgatgcaCCAAACACTAAATTCATTCCTTCATGGGCCAG CAAACATCGTGTGGCTCAAGTTGTTTCTTCCCAGCAAAGAGTAGACCCTGAAGCGATTTTTCCCCCAGAAAGCTTTTCCAATATAGCCGAAG TTCTATTGCCTCGAAAACTTCAGCTATAG
- the LOC122281129 gene encoding probable L-type lectin-domain containing receptor kinase S.7, which yields MYYSASMPPRKLLVFLAIFLAVHFAFSEPSLASANDVNLDFLSFTLRNFTLLGDSYLRNGVVGLTRELGVPSSGAGTVIYNEPITFFDPESNVTASFSTSFSFSILNVNPSSYGDGLAFFLSADNQTLGSPGGYLGLVNSSQLTKNKFVAVELDTRLDTHFNDPNDNHVGLDIESLNSIKTGDLLLQEIDLKSGHSITAWIDYDNDIGKLNVSLSYSSFKPKKPVLSVDIDLSDYLKEVMYVGFSASTEGSTERHLIETWSFTTSGFVPARPRSHPHNVSDTSVTVTPPIPVSSSSGKHHSRIGFGFGIAGLAFFFVVLAVFGFVSLRKLRGIRKQMSFKAELLTGPREFTYKELKSATKGFHSSRIIGHGAFGTVYKAIITSSKMGTMAAVKRSKHSNEGKTEFLSELSIIASLRHKNLVQLQGWCVAEGELLLVYDFMPNGSLDKVLYQESGQGTLLDWSHRLNIAIGLASVLTYLHQECEQKVIHRDIKTGNVLLDGCFNARLGDFGLAKLMDHDKSPDSTLTAGTMGYLAPEYLQYGKATDKTDVFSYGVVILEVACGRRPIEREPESLKMVNLVDWVWGLNAEGRIIEAADSRLNGEFEEEEMRKLLLVGLSCANPDSAKRPSMRRVLQILNNEAELLAVPKRKPSITFSYCLPLSLDDIVSESEEECETLTSLCEIKID from the coding sequence ATGTATTATTCCGCATCCATGCCTCCAAGAAAGCTTCTTGTTTTCTTGGCAATATTTCTTGCTGTTCACTTCGCCTTCTCTGAACCTTCTTTGGCCTCAGCCAACGATGTCAATCTCGATTTCCTTTCTTTCACGCTCCGCAACTTCACTCTCCTTGGTGACTCCTACCTCCGAAATGGAGTCGTCGGGCTCACCCGAGAGCTCGGCGTGCCCTCTTCCGGCGCCGGCACCGTCATCTACAACGAACCCATCACCTTCTTCGATCCCGAATCCAATGTCACGGCCTCTTTCTCCACTAGTTTCTCTTTCTCCATTCTTAATGTCAATCCCAGCTCCTATGGGGACGGCTTAGCGTTCTTTCTCTCGGCTGATAACCAGACTCTTGGGAGCCCAGGAGGATATTTGGGCCTCGTTAATTCGTCCCAGTTGACCAAGAACAAGTTCGTGGCAGTTGAACTCGATACCCGCCTCGACACGCACTTCAATGACCCGAACGATAATCATGTCGGGTTGGACATCGAAAGCCTTAATTCTATCAAGACCGGGGATCTACTCTTGCAGGAGATTGATCTCAAGAGTGGCCATTCGATCACAGCTTGGATTGATTACGATAATGATATAGGAAAGCTTAATGTTTCTTTAAGTTATTCGAGCTTTAAGCCCAAGAAGCCGGTGCTGAGTGTTGATATTGACCTTAGTGATTATCTCAAGGAGGTCATGTATGTGGGATTTTCGGCTTCGACCGAGGGGAGTACCGAGCGTCATTTGATTGAGACTTGGAGTTTTACTACTTCCGGTTTTGTTCCGGCGAGGCCAAGGTCACATCCCCACAATGTGTCTGATACCTCGGTGACGGTCACCCCACCCATTCCTGTTTCGAGTTCCAGTGGTAAACATCACAGTAggattggttttggttttgggatCGCTGGTCTGGCCTTCTTCTTCGTAGTTCTTGCGGTTTTCGGTTTCGTTTCTCTTAGGAAATTGAGAGGCATCAGGAAGCAGATGAGCTTCAAAGCGGAGCTGCTTACAGGGCCAAGAGAATTTACTTACAAGGAGCTAAAGTCAGCCACAAAGGGGTTTCATTCCAGCAGGATAATTGGCCACGGTGCGTTTGGGACGGTTTACAAAGCAATCATCACCTCGTCTAAAATGGGAACGATGGCCGCAGTAAAAAGATCGAAACACTCCAACGAAGGGAAGACTGAATTTCTCTCAGAACTGTCTATTATAGCTAGTTTGAGGCACAAGAATTTGGTTCAGCTCCAAGGTTGGTGTGTTGCTGAGGGTGAGTTGCTGCTTGTTTATGACTTCATGCCCAATGGGAGCCTTGATAAGGTGCTGTACCAAGAATCTGGGCAAGGCACTTTGTTGGATTGGTCGCATAGGCTTAACATTGCGATCGGGTTGGCTTCTGTTCTGACATATTTGCATCAAGAATGTGAACAGAAAGTCATTCACAGAGACATAAAGACAGGGAATGTGTTGCTGGATGGGTGCTTTAACGCGAGGCTGGGTGATTTTGGATTGGCAAAACTCATGGACCATGACAAGAGCCCTGACTCGACTCTTACTGCTGGAACAATGGGCTACCTTGCACCTGAGTATCTTCAGTATGGGAAAGCAACTGACAAGACAGATGTTTTTAGCTACGGTGTGGTTATACTTGAAGTGGCTTGTGGGAGAAGGCCAATTGAGAGAGAACCAGAAAGTCTCAAAATGGTGAATTTGGTTGATTGGGTGTGGGGATTGAATGCAGAAGGAAGGATAATTGAAGCAGCTGACTCAAGGTTGAATGGGGAGTTTGAGGAGGAAGAGATGAGGAAGCTGTTACTGGTGGGCTTGAGCTGTGCAAACCCGGATAGCGCAAAGAGGCCTTCAATGAGGAGAGTCCTACAGATCCTTAATAATGAGGCGGAGCTACTAGCTGTGCCAAAGAGGAAACCTAGTATCACTTTCTCTTACTGCTTGCCTTTGAGCCTGGATGACATTGTTTCAGAAAGTGAAGAAGAGTGCGAGACCCTCACCTCTTTGTGTGAGATTAAAATAGACTGA